The genomic stretch tacattacATCATCCATCGTCCATGCATTTAGCTCAAAATTCTCGCCAACTGcggatgataaaaaaattaacaataagaCAGGTTTAGAGATTTGGGAATGATTAAGTAGAaggtaaaaatgtatttttactataatCTTACCTCCTCACAGACGGGCGTCTGTGAGGAGGTAAGATGAGGAGGAAAGTGGAAATCGTGAGGAGATGCGGAAGGAGGTAGAAGTCAAAAGAAGGTGAGGAGGAAATTGGAGACTATGGTGTTCccatattatgtacttattgATCTAAAAACAGAGTCATCTTAGTTGCTCGACTTATATGTCCAGAACTACTGAGGGGATTTCAATACTATTCGCGTCGATGTTcacaaaaatctataaatgCGACATAATATGTCAAAATGAACGATCTTTTGCTTCTATGTTGCCAAgctaaatatttcattgattttatGAACTGGAAGCATAAACCTTTAATCCTTCGTAAACtttgtgatttaaaaataaacagattatacaaaaaataaatctatgtataaagtgttcaaaatacaaactttttaatacaagGGCCAACTTCACGTAATGCCTCTTCTGGTTTGTATTCACATTGTGTTTCTGGGAATCCTAGCAGTTCcgatatcatattaatttccTTATACGTCGGCCGCGCTCGAAGTATCTAAGACAGACAAGATTTTAAGCAATACAACACATATATACTTAAACTcgaactcaaacatttatttatacaataagacttcctatagaagcacttttgaatcgtcatattacacagttttatcatttatcacCAGTTCGGAaaacagtttctacagagGAGAGAACGAAACGAAGACgaagaatattttacattttaattttacttaattctacataaaaaCTGTCCTGTAattcttaagcgacaacattccatggattgtcaTCTTCAATGATTATATCCAATATTCATTAGTGAAACagtaggctctctgaactatttttttttttaatttttgaatttatgtatttatctgAATCCTTGTGACCTAAAAATCGATGCAGATTTATGATGAACCGTTacaaattatagtatatacgTATGTaagaatataacaaatttgaaCATCAAGCGTCAAACCAAGATATTAGAGTATCAAACTACCTCAGTGGCGACATCTTTCCTGTCTTCCATCGGCGGCATGTTCCAGAACACAATGCCGACTATGGTCTCGTCCCGCAAGTAGAACAAGAGGCCGCGCTTGTATCTGCTCTGGTACTCGTCCGATCTGCGACATTATGAACTTGAATTTGAATCGTGAATTATCACACCCGACACGATAATCTGTCGTCACTATTTTATGAGAACGCTGCACGATCAGCTTTTTTTACCCAtccttaaaatttttcaaatattcgtATATAGCATTTTAtgctacataaaaataaaaataaaaaaacagtagataattttatcatgGACATTTCCATATataatgtgtttatatataaaattgcctGATACACCTTTGTCTTATTAAGAATTACGAACATAATCATGACCCTCGGTAAAGCACATTTTTTGTGttgacttttttttacaacGCACCACCACCGTGCCACCACAAATGATTTTCTCCCATAACTTACATTTCTACATGATAATACAGTcgcaataaaaacataaacactTTTACATGTGGAACGAACTTTGTGGCTTTGAACAAACAACCATACTTCTTATAGCACGGCCGATCGCAGACATCGTTGCTGACGCTCTTGGCCTCCACCTGCGGCTTGGACTCGTCGCTGCACGGCTTGAACACGCCCACCGTCGGCATGCACGCGCCCACCTCGCCCACCACCTGATAACACAACATTCGCTTAAACATTGCATTGAGGCAAAATATCCGTaggtttatatacaaatatgacGTACTTGAAGATACTAAAACTAGAGATTTTGctcaacaacaataaataaacatatcttAATAAACCCAAGACAAGATGCCTATTATCTCCTGACCTCCATATCCAAAGAGCCCTCGAGCGACACTCTGAAGTACGGCTCCACGTTGCAGGCCGTCCAGTAGCCGGTCATATTGCAGCCGGCGATGTGGCCCTGGTCAGTCGCCGGCCCGTAGTGCTCCATGCGGAGACGCGTGTCCTTCCACTGAGAGTATATGCTCGCTGCGTCACCTGCCTGGAGGGGCAATTTGTAAAttcaatgcatttttattcaaaacaccACAGCGTAACATGTAAAAAAGAGTCTGTCTCTGAAACTACCCATTAagaattcataattattttgcaacaaaaaactaaacggccttcaaattgttggaactttgaaataaaatcgtttcacCCAGTCAAAAGCTCTGCAGTAACAAACCCAAAATCACCCATCAACCCGTCGAATACAGTACCTTCTCTTTTTTACAAGTCcgttgaaaatgtaaatataatacgcttataagaaaatattcataaaactataaatggAACCTCAATAGTGATATATTAATGTGGTTTTTTGAGTTTAACGATTCGCCTAAGAAGTGATTCGAGTAAGAAGTAGAAGAATGGATAGAGTTCGAAtcgagaaaattttaattagacatgtttaataaaattaaataaaattaaaatataaaatcatcaatacactaatttatgtacatcatgtatatattaacatatactCAGTAATCTGAAGGACATTTGTCTGAAATGATATCGGAATTACTTTGCCTCCACCTTAAACTTTACGGTAACAATCCCAAATGAgattgtgaaaaaaatattaaataaataccacaTAGAGATGCGTCCTGGCTTCCATTTCAGTATTGACAAGGAAGCCTCCATTAACCGGGTCAGTCTCCAAATACGAAGGTTCCGCCATCTCCGTGCGGGGATCGGCTCCAACACACACGAATACCtgacgaaaaaataaaaaaagcatacgttttattattatcaactgattaaaataaaaggataTTAAACACgtagctttcaaattaaaaaaattgtaacattgacgggtatttttaaatgtctatGCGAATCGCAGAAACTCGATTACATCTTACATCAACATAAATAGTGTTTGCAATATGTGTCTGTACTCGgcaatattaaatcataaattataaagtaataaattaaaagcattacgattatgataaattttgtcCATAGATCGAAATTACTTACATAATCTGTGACCAAAGACGATCCGTTAGAAAGCGTCAGCTCCAGCCGGCCGTCCGCCGACTCAAATGCATCATACACTTGAGctgcaaacaaaatattattttatttattattaattaaacccATTTCTTGTTTAACGCCGGATAACCTAAATCAAATCCATAGTCATGAAAGAGAGAGAAACCTGAAAGATACCTTAAAACGGTAAAGAGATTAGagcattgttataattttattaatgtaaaatggaGATAGcagaaaaaacaaattaattactagctgcgcatgtatgtatgtatgtgtagtGTAGGCATATTGGCGTAAAAAGTTACcaatgtgttattccagttgtccagctatatacctaccaaatttcattgcaatcggttcagtagtttttgcataaaaGACTAACAAagatacacatacacatacatccatcctcacaaactttcgcattaatattattagttgaACCGTTTTCCAACTCCCAACGCATGTACTCACTCTGTCGCATACAAGTCACTCCCTCTGCCCGTATCTTCTCCGCCGCCCACTCGCCCAGGTACTCCGGGATGATGGCGCCCAGGATGCCCCTGTCCTTATAGATTTGGACCAACTGGATGGGCTCCTCGTGTTCAGCTCGTTCTACCACTTTGTCTGTGGTTTTGATACGTTTGATCATATTTACTGTTTATCTATTCATTGGCAGGTATTTAGCAGTGGACACATGTTATATAGGTACATAGCATGTGCAGTAAGTAGGCACTTGCTTActatttaacttaaataaattgctgtatttttaatattaatgtaaaataccAATAGGGCATCAATTAAAGATccttggaaaaaaaaataagtatgcTTTATATATGCTTTCATCTGTCttaaaaatcggtttagttTGATGATCAATCAACAAATAGgtcaactaaaatattttttctttcatataattgtaagattataataattatctaaattattatttaattcaatcaatAACTTAGCAAATTTCAATCTAGTTATTTTCCaaatttttgtgttgttttgtGTGCTTGTGACAGTCATCACAACAATCAAATACAGACAATTTACATAGTTAtctttcattcaaaatattaatatgactCACTCATCCTGCCCAAATGCCAGGCCAGTTCACACCCGAGGGGCCCGGCTCCGATGATGGTAACGTGCTTGGATTTCTTCACTTTACGGAATGCGATCTCAAGGTCCCGTATTGTGCGCAACGTGCACACCCGCTCGCGCACCGCTTTCGGCGCGTATTTGAAGATGGATAGATTTCTTGGCTTGGAACCTtagaaataagtttattattttgctttcGGATGACGGACGATATTCCTAAACaacaaaacgaaataaaaacagcACCTTATCATTACCAGGGccttttcatttaaaagacaaggctttctatttttttataaatttctaagaTACAAGGTTGATGatatatttcacaaacaaagatacaaatataaaaggcAAAGATAGCAAAGTCATTAACATTAG from Zerene cesonia ecotype Mississippi chromosome 27, Zerene_cesonia_1.1, whole genome shotgun sequence encodes the following:
- the LOC119837296 gene encoding apoptosis-inducing factor 1, mitochondrial-like, whose translation is MLSIPFRCCYHMRSLNQGVLSLGYNSIGSFRNYSKDKGKCCSEVPQAEGKRVEPWPKSDPPPPAWRCECPREPQPPNYDPYRIKVPDVVVPPLPPSNAKPMLECAKTKGPCSVRPVADPPPCPPPPPPPFPWIYVWILGSFFSLMGILYKIYLYKEMQEKLGENVPIWRPRRKIKRPFHCKDLPACVQYLIVGTGAAGWAAYKAIMEHDKTAKVFFITKEDCLPYQRPPMSKHMWWNVDPPDIFKLNYVEKGKRHTMYLAECLSFLDPIKFYRKKVGPAVSIATGWCVLRVDADDHVAYVKTLCGEQPIYYERCLLALGSKPRNLSIFKYAPKAVRERVCTLRTIRDLEIAFRKVKKSKHVTIIGAGPLGCELAWHLGRMNKVVERAEHEEPIQLVQIYKDRGILGAIIPEYLGEWAAEKIRAEGVTCMRQTQVYDAFESADGRLELTLSNGSSLVTDYVFVCVGADPRTEMAEPSYLETDPVNGGFLVNTEMEARTHLYVAGDAASIYSQWKDTRLRMEHYGPATDQGHIAGCNMTGYWTACNVEPYFRVSLEGSLDMEVVGEVGACMPTVGVFKPCSDESKPQVEAKSVSNDVCDRPCYKKSDEYQSRYKRGLLFYLRDETIVGIVFWNMPPMEDRKDVATEILRARPTYKEINMISELLGFPETQCEYKPEEALREVGPCIKKFVF